Genomic segment of Synergistaceae bacterium:
GCCGTGCCGAACGCCCCAAGAGATGTCCTCTTTATCTTTGTCGGATAGAGCCGGCAGAGGAACGCTTGCGCCGGGGACGTTGACGCCTTTGGTGTTCCGCAGGGGGCCGCCCACGTCGACCCTGCACCGGATGTCCTCTCCCTCCACATCCTCCACTTCAAGGCGAAGGGTTCCATCGTCGATATAGATGACCTGTCCGGGGGCGAGGAACTTCGAGAGCGTCGGGCAATTCACGTGGACCCGCTCGGTGGTTCCCAAGCAGGGCGTCTCGGTCAAAACCAACACTTTTCCCGCCTCCAGATTGAGCTCGCCATTTTCCACCTCGCCCGTGCGAATCTCTGGTCCTTTCGTGTCCAGCAGGGCGGGAATGGGAATATCCAGATCGCGTTCCACCTGCCGTATCAAATCCAATTTACGCCTGTGCCCCGCGTAGTCCCCGTGGCTGAAATTGAGGCGCGCCACGTTCATCCCCGCCTCGGTCATGCCCTTCAACACTTCGTACTGTTCACTGGCCGGCCCTATGGTACAGACGATTTTCACAAACATCAAAAACACCCCTTGTTTTTCGGCCAAAAACTTAAATGGCTTCGCGTTCCGAAAACCGCGCGTTTACGCGACTTCGAACGTTCCTGGCGGCAAAAGTTCAGCCAATCGACCTTGAAGGATATCGACTGTGCCGACGCCGACCCCCTGCAACGATAAAACACAAGAATCATGATCGTCCGCCAATTCTAAGAGGACGGGAGACCTTCCTGGGCAGTCTTTCAGCGCCACGGCAAAACTTTTGAAGTCCAGCTTCTCCGCGACGAGGTCCGCCCTCAAACGAATGCGAACCAGTTCTGGGCTATTGGAAAACCCGCTCTCCAAGGGCGTCATTTTCTGTACGATAAAGTTCCTCGGCTCTCTGTCGCCCAGTTTTCCCTCCACCACATAGGCCTCCCCCGTCTGGATCTGTCCTTTCAAAACCTCCCAGTCACGGGGAAAGACCGTCGCTTCGATGTTGCTGTCGGAGTCCTCCAGGGTCATGATTCCCATCGGTTTGCCCGCCTTGGTGAACTTCTCGGTTACGGAAAGAATTATACCCCCTACCTTGGCTGGGATGGGTCCCCTCCAATAAGAAAGTTCTCCTATCGCGCAGGTGGCGTATTTTTTTGCTTTTTCCTCGGAAGCGTCGAAGGGATGTCCCGAAATATAGATGCCCATAACCTCTTTTTCATGCTCCAGTTTCACGGACGCCTTCTCTTCCTCCACCTCGAGCATATCCGGCTCTTCCGCGCTCTCCTCCGTCTCCAGAGAATCAAAAAGCGAATATTGCCCCTTGTCTCTGTTTTTTTTCTGAGCCGTCAGGACAAGGTCCGGCAACGCCGTCACCAGGCGGGTCCTGTTGGGCATGATCTCGTCGAAGGCTCCGGCCTTGATCAGGTTTTCTACGGTGGCCTTACCGACCGTTTCGGGACCCACCCGCGAGATGAAATTCCACAAAGACGTGTACTTTCCGTTGTTGCGGGTGGCAATAATCGCCTTCACCGCGTAGTGTCCCACCTTGGCCACGGCCCCCAGACCGAAGCGGATCACGTCCCCCACGGCCGTGAAGCTCTCCATAGACGAGTTGATATCCGGCTGAAGGACTTTGACGCCGCCGCGACGCACCTCGCGGACGTGTTTGCCCAGCACCTCTTTCTTGGCCTTCATCTGACTCGACAAGTAAGCCGCCATGAACTCGCTGCAATAGTTGGCCTTGAGATACGCCGTATGGTAGGAAATCATAGCGTAGGCGGCACTGTGGGACTTGTTGAACCCATAACCGGCGAATTCCTGAATCAAGTCGAAAATATGCTCAGCCGTCTTGCTCTCGATGCCGTTCTTCGCGGCGCCCTCCACGAACTTTGCCCGCTGTTGTCGCATGACCTCCACTTTTTTCTTCCCCATGGCGCGGCGCAACAGGTCGGCCTCTCCCAGAGTATAGCCCGCCAAAATGGAAGCGCACTGCATAACCTGCTCCTGGTAGAGAATAACCCCATAGGTCTCCCGCAAAATGCCCTCCAGAAGGGAATGGGGATACTCCGGTTTAGCGCGGCCGTGTTTGCACTCCACATACTGCTTCACCATGCCGCTCCCCAAAGGGCCAGGGCGGTACATGGCCAGCACGGCGATGAGATCCTCGAAACAATCCACACTGAGGTCCTGAAGCAGCCTCCGCATCCCTCCCGACTCCAACTGAAAGATCCCAAGGGTATCCGCTTCCTGTAAAAGCCGGTACGTGGCGGGGTCGTCCATGGGGACGGCGTTCATGTCCGGGACGGGCTTGTCGTTTATCCGTATGTTGTCGAGAGCCTCCTCAATGATGGAAAGAGTGCTGAGGCCCAGGAAATCCATCTTGACCAATCCCAGCTTCTCGATGGGCTCCATGGTGTATTGAGTCACCGTTTGGCTAACATCCAGGGCATTCGCCCCGCTAGCGTCCGTTCCCTTGATCCGGCGGATGGGCACCAGATCCGTGACGGGAACCGGCGTGATGACAACTCCAGCCGCGTGCTGAGACGGATGTCGGGCTAGCCCCTCAATTTTCTCCGCCACCTGGATGACCTTGGCCACAGTAGGCTCCGAATCGATAATGCTCTTCAGCTCAGGGACGGCTTGAATGGCCTCCGGGATGTTCTTGGCTCCGAAGGGAATCAGCTTGGCCACCTTGTCCATCGTGGCGTATTCCATGCTCATCGCCCGCCCTACATCCTTCACCGCCTGGCGGCTTTTCATGCGCCCGAAGGTGATGATCTGGGACACTTTGTCGCTGCC
This window contains:
- the dnaE gene encoding DNA polymerase III subunit alpha; its protein translation is MTRPFVHLHVHTEYSLLDGAIRTAELARKVASWGGAPAVAMTDHGAMYGIVEFYEQCRAKNVKPILGCEIYVDPDGHRSREKKGKNNHLLLLAENDQGYHNLIKLVSIANTDGFYYKPRIDHDLLARYNKGLIVSSACLAGEIPQLILADKEKEAKNRALLYRDIMGKDNFFLEVMFNQITAQAVVNKALIRISKETGIPLVATNDAHYLEQEDYDWHKILLKVNTHADESDDTFGFASNDFYLRSPEEMDRLLGTELPEALDNTVAIANRCDVSLNLGSGTYQLPSMDLADGTTLEKALEDEAWKGLSLRLQGDPPEEYKKRLAYELGVINSMGFAGYFLIVSGIIQAAKDRNIPIGPGRGSAAGSLVAWSLRVTDLNPLQYGLLFERFLNPERVSMPDIDTDVSDKGREELLKYIVERYGSDKVSQIITFGRMKSRQAVKDVGRAMSMEYATMDKVAKLIPFGAKNIPEAIQAVPELKSIIDSEPTVAKVIQVAEKIEGLARHPSQHAAGVVITPVPVTDLVPIRRIKGTDASGANALDVSQTVTQYTMEPIEKLGLVKMDFLGLSTLSIIEEALDNIRINDKPVPDMNAVPMDDPATYRLLQEADTLGIFQLESGGMRRLLQDLSVDCFEDLIAVLAMYRPGPLGSGMVKQYVECKHGRAKPEYPHSLLEGILRETYGVILYQEQVMQCASILAGYTLGEADLLRRAMGKKKVEVMRQQRAKFVEGAAKNGIESKTAEHIFDLIQEFAGYGFNKSHSAAYAMISYHTAYLKANYCSEFMAAYLSSQMKAKKEVLGKHVREVRRGGVKVLQPDINSSMESFTAVGDVIRFGLGAVAKVGHYAVKAIIATRNNGKYTSLWNFISRVGPETVGKATVENLIKAGAFDEIMPNRTRLVTALPDLVLTAQKKNRDKGQYSLFDSLETEESAEEPDMLEVEEEKASVKLEHEKEVMGIYISGHPFDASEEKAKKYATCAIGELSYWRGPIPAKVGGIILSVTEKFTKAGKPMGIMTLEDSDSNIEATVFPRDWEVLKGQIQTGEAYVVEGKLGDREPRNFIVQKMTPLESGFSNSPELVRIRLRADLVAEKLDFKSFAVALKDCPGRSPVLLELADDHDSCVLSLQGVGVGTVDILQGRLAELLPPGTFEVA